In Halobacteriovorax marinus SJ, the following proteins share a genomic window:
- a CDS encoding response regulator, with product MTKKILLIDDEESLLDLLGDFVEDMGHEVELHTNPISALEIYNNGSDNFKMIITDHTMPELSGLSLISKVRESDKNIPCILTSGTAFDEIESLVQSDPNFFYLKKPYKKANLKELLDQIYS from the coding sequence ATGACTAAGAAAATACTTTTAATAGACGATGAAGAAAGTTTACTAGATTTACTAGGTGACTTTGTTGAAGATATGGGACATGAGGTTGAGCTTCATACAAACCCTATTTCTGCCCTAGAGATTTACAATAATGGTAGTGATAACTTTAAGATGATTATCACTGACCATACAATGCCTGAGCTCTCTGGTCTTTCGCTCATAAGTAAAGTTCGTGAAAGTGATAAGAATATTCCTTGTATTCTCACTAGCGGTACGGCATTTGATGAAATAGAGTCCCTTGTACAGAGTGACCCGAACTTCTTCTATCTTAAAAAGCCATATAAGAAAGCAAACCTAAAAGAGCTCCTGGATCAAATCTATAGCTAA